A window of Nonomuraea angiospora genomic DNA:
CGTACGGGCTAGACACGCCCGCGGTCGATCACCCGGGTGAGCGCCTCGATCGCATGAGGATCGTACGCGCTGCCCGACGACAGGCGGATGCGCTCCAGCGCGGCCCCGGCGCGGTCGCGGTCGGTCGAGGGCCCCACCAGGTCGTCGTAGGCGTTGGCGACCTTGATGATGCGGCTCGACAGGGGCGGGTCGTCGGTGATCGGATCGCACTGGCGCCGCACCACCTCGGCGACCCGGTCGAGCACGCCGGTCTGCCTGATCACCTCGGCGCCCAGCTCGGCGATGCGCCGCGCCTGGTCGGGCTCGGTGAGGACGGTGGCGCCGCCGGGGATCGGGTCGCGCAGCGAGAGCTGGCCGATGTCGTGCATCAGCGAGGCGTACTCCAGCTCCAGCAGCTCGGGCTCGGACATGCCCAGCTCCCTGCCGATCGCCACGGCCAGGCGGCTCACCCGGCGCGAATGGCCGGGCTCGACATAGCCGCCGACCTCCGTGACCCGCGACAGCGCGCGTACGGTCTGCAGGTAGGTGGCGCGGATCCCGGCGTACTTCCTGAAGGCCACCTGCGTGACCAGCAGCGGCGCCGCGAACACCAGCAGCGCCACCAGGTCCATGCTGTGCGTGGCCAGCGCGAGCAGCACGCCCGACGAGGCCACGGCCGCGCCCAGCGGGAAGGCCATGTTGACCTCGTCGCGCACGGCCACCCGGAACGAGGTGCGCAGCCGCTCGGCCCGCAGCAGCGCGGCGATCAGCACGTCGATCAGCAGGGTGATCGCGATGAGCGTGACCATCACCGCGAGCGCCGGCCACCAGGTGCTGGTCGGCGGCTTGGTCAGCAGGTAGAGCGGGTCGGCCAGCGGCCGGAACGCGA
This region includes:
- a CDS encoding HD-GYP domain-containing protein, encoding MITTERPRRAERSLNTVFRRLDSGQLLLICAAGLVAIAGVAHTAAVGLDRTEIAVGFGALIAVGELARLTMPGNREVAPIGAAAALGYTLLLDLSQNPLRHSALQVVAVIAVGMAAGALPHLAVGRPPRLDAMARRLLTGALLAFAFRPLADPLYLLTKPPTSTWWPALAVMVTLIAITLLIDVLIAALLRAERLRTSFRVAVRDEVNMAFPLGAAVASSGVLLALATHSMDLVALLVFAAPLLVTQVAFRKYAGIRATYLQTVRALSRVTEVGGYVEPGHSRRVSRLAVAIGRELGMSEPELLELEYASLMHDIGQLSLRDPIPGGATVLTEPDQARRIAELGAEVIRQTGVLDRVAEVVRRQCDPITDDPPLSSRIIKVANAYDDLVGPSTDRDRAGAALERIRLSSGSAYDPHAIEALTRVIDRGRV